A DNA window from Malus domestica chromosome 12, GDT2T_hap1 contains the following coding sequences:
- the LOC139189744 gene encoding protein ALP1-like, with product MTLQILAHHTKNRSVGGRFYRSGETISRYFNSVLQGILRLQGILLKVPQPVPIDSTDARWRCFKNCLGALDGTHIDVHVPEIDKPRYRTRKGRVATNVLGVCSGDMQFIYVFPGWEGSASDSRVLHDAISRPNGFKVPAGCYYLVDGGYTNGEGFLAPYRGIPYHLSEWEGRTPSNKEEYFNMKHSKARNVIERCFGLLKGRWSILRSPSFYPIRTQGRIITACCLLHNLIRQEMSVDLMENLPIIEDGQNTEEGEYVGSVQSSDQWTAMRNDMAQEMYNEWRAIRNQQPN from the exons atgactttacaaatattagcacatcatactaagaatcgtagtgttggcggtagattttataggtcgggagagactataagtaggtatttcaatagcgtattgcaaggaattttgcgattacaaggtatcctactaaaagtcccccagcctgtgcctattgattctacagatgctaggtggcgatgttttaag aattgcttgggagcattggatggaacacacattgatgtgcatgtacctgaaattgacaaaccaagataccgaacaagaaagggtcgagtcgcaactaatgtgttaggtgtgtgttcaggagatatgcagttcatatatgtgtttccggggtgggagggttccgcatcagactctagagtgctacatgatgcaattagtaggcctaatggttttaaggtaccaGCGG gttgttattaccttgtagatggtggttatacaaatggtgaaggattccttgcaccctatagaggaataccttatcatttatctgaatgggagggacgaacaccttctaataaggaagaatattttaacatgaagcattctaaggcaaggaatgtaattgaacgctgttttggcttgctaaaaggaaggtggtcgatactaaggagtccatctttctatccgataaggacacaaggtcgaataattaccgcttgttgcctactacacaatcttattaggcaagagatgtcAGTAGATCTAATGgagaatttgccaataatagaagatggacaaaatacagaagaaggtgaatatgttggtagtgttcAATCATCGGACCAGTGGACTGCAATGAGGAATGATATGGctcaggaaatgtataatgagtggagagcaattaggaaccagcaaccgaactag
- the LOC139189743 gene encoding uncharacterized protein produces the protein MDNENILNATQEPKGRRRKWEAFEEEVLLGVLEDFVARKQRCDTGAFKQGTLVEIAKAVNVLCPHSNIKANPHIESKLKKWKKTYSMVVDMINTSGFAWNDVKKCVEVDSDDAWQTYVQRNKEADGWRSKPFPLFDRFAYIFGKDRATGNVAETPAQMVEEQSHDHVGESDIGGDNFVSSMNQQSQQSTPSENSQRKRKRAVGSSSDGTEAIISGLKDFYVESGKRMQMVTEALVQGTADHTDIANELEAMGLSPMDQIDALSLILDKQKNVGVFRAIKPELKKVFVQRLLSDNARG, from the exons atggataacgaaaatattttgaatgctactcaagagccaaaaggaagaaggcgtaaatgggaagcatttgaggaagaagtattactaggagttcttgaggattttgttgctcggaagcaacggtgtgacaccggtgctttcaaacaaggtactttggttgaaatagcaaaagctgtcaatgttttatgtcctcattcaaatataaaggcaaatccacatattgagtccaagttgaagaaatggaaaaaaacatatagtatggtcgttgacatgataaacacaagtggatttgcatggaatgatgtcaaaaagtgcgttgaagttgacagtgatgacgcatggcaaacttatgtgcag agaaataaagaagccgatggatggagaagcaagccttttccactgtttgatagatttgcatatatatttggaaaagatcgggctacgggtaatgtagccgaaacccctgctcaaatggtggaggaacaaagtcatgatcatgttggtgaaagtgatattggaggtgataattttgtttcttcaatgaaccaacaaagccaacaaagcaccccatctgaaaatagccaaagaaagaggaaaagagctgtgggaagttcaagtgatggaaccgaggcaattatcagtggactgaaagatttttatgttgaaagtgggaagaggatgcaaatggtaactgaagctttagttcaaggtactgcagatcatactgacatagctaatgaacttgaagcaatgggtctctctcctatggatcaaattgatgcattgtctcttattttggataaacaaaaaaatgtgggagtgttcagggcaatcaaaccggaactcaagaaagtgttcgtccaaaggctTCTAAGCGACAACGCAAGGGGATGA